In Polaribacter sp. L3A8, a genomic segment contains:
- a CDS encoding NTP transferase domain-containing protein, whose product MKKHTKHTKHKKHTNLERRDNDNFAPNEIAILGTNCGVISDLVHNVSKKLSNYKLAYFDASHAKDVAENTLSEYTFHHQGNLQITTSGNVNKFEQRLQFAQYDYVFINGNHYQGAKQILVLDEAKEASVLKRLEQLDRIQFVVKLKSDTEYFSFLEEKYPQIKNITCYTIDEVDEISNHIHNLIQEKIAPVKGLVLVGGKSTRMGQDKSELDYFGKPQKEVAKELLEINNLETFYSVQNSSEKEDEISDKFLNLGPFGGICSAFQKDPNAAWFVLATDVPFVTEDIIKLVLKHRNPTKSATAIKGKNKDFLEPLITIYEPKAYPILLQYLAQGYSCPRKMLINSDVEIVEVDDDFIRNINTPEEFRAAKKEVN is encoded by the coding sequence ATGAAAAAACATACAAAACATACAAAACATAAAAAACATACAAATTTAGAAAGAAGAGATAATGATAATTTTGCGCCAAATGAAATTGCTATTCTAGGTACAAACTGTGGTGTTATTTCAGATTTAGTTCATAATGTTTCTAAGAAATTATCCAATTATAAGTTGGCGTATTTTGATGCTTCTCACGCAAAAGATGTTGCAGAGAATACGTTATCAGAATATACTTTTCATCATCAAGGAAATTTACAGATTACCACTTCTGGAAATGTAAATAAGTTTGAACAACGCTTGCAATTTGCACAGTACGATTATGTTTTTATCAACGGAAATCATTATCAAGGAGCAAAACAGATTTTGGTTTTAGATGAAGCAAAAGAAGCTTCGGTTTTAAAAAGATTAGAACAGTTAGATCGTATTCAGTTTGTTGTAAAGTTGAAATCTGACACGGAATATTTTTCGTTTTTGGAAGAAAAATATCCGCAGATAAAAAACATCACGTGTTATACAATTGATGAGGTTGATGAAATATCGAACCACATTCATAATCTTATTCAAGAAAAAATAGCACCCGTAAAAGGGTTGGTTTTAGTTGGCGGTAAAAGCACAAGAATGGGGCAAGATAAATCTGAACTAGATTATTTTGGAAAACCTCAAAAAGAAGTTGCCAAAGAATTGTTAGAAATCAATAATTTAGAAACCTTTTATTCAGTTCAGAATTCATCAGAAAAAGAAGATGAAATTTCTGATAAGTTTTTAAATTTAGGTCCGTTTGGTGGTATTTGTTCTGCATTTCAGAAAGACCCAAATGCAGCTTGGTTTGTGTTGGCAACCGATGTTCCTTTTGTTACCGAGGATATAATTAAATTGGTACTTAAACATAGAAATCCGACTAAGTCGGCTACAGCAATTAAAGGGAAGAACAAAGATTTCCTCGAACCTTTAATCACTATTTATGAACCCAAAGCATATCCTATTTTATTACAATATTTAGCACAAGGATATTCTTGTCCGCGTAAAATGTTAATTAATTCTGATGTAGAAATTGTTGAGGTTGATGATGATTTTATCAGAAATATAAATACACCCGAAGAGTTTAGAGCTGCTAAAAAAGAGGTAAATTAG
- a CDS encoding sensor histidine kinase, whose product MILLVLLASVLILVVTIYQYDEQTKDYNIQRFERKEATTKETIELELKNKTTYPVNTGNLSKIFQERIYEISSINRLNISFYDLQGNLLKSSTASAFEKVNSKPVPENLLEELANNSNHKILKTSVDKGIGYQSSFSFIHDPKFKRIGILELQFTQDNSEIEHELREFMLRLGLVYILMFLIAISLAYFLSSYITRSIKTISDKMQQTRLNKRNEKIILNKASSEIEILVDAYNHMIDELGESAAKLARSEREQAWREMAKQVAHEIKNPLTPMRLSVQSFERRFDPLDVKAKEKLKEFSQTLIQQIDVMSSIASAFSDFAKMPTQKREQIEIISVVKFALDIFTEKYIKYYPGEKELHANLDKTQLIRVITNLIKNAIQAIDKEENPLIEVKVLSEGSNLKITVSDNGKGIAKDVGEFIFEPKFTTKSSGMGLGLGMIRNIIEAYDGSISFTSEVGVGTVFTVILPKK is encoded by the coding sequence ATGATTTTATTGGTGTTATTGGCATCCGTATTAATTTTGGTGGTTACTATATATCAGTATGATGAACAGACAAAAGATTATAATATTCAGCGTTTTGAGCGTAAAGAGGCTACAACAAAAGAAACGATTGAATTAGAACTGAAAAATAAAACAACGTATCCTGTAAATACAGGGAATTTGTCTAAAATATTTCAGGAACGTATTTATGAAATTTCGTCTATAAATAGATTAAATATTTCATTTTACGATTTACAAGGTAATTTACTAAAATCATCTACAGCAAGTGCTTTTGAAAAGGTAAACTCTAAACCAGTTCCAGAAAATTTGTTAGAAGAATTAGCTAATAATTCTAATCATAAAATATTAAAAACGAGTGTAGATAAAGGGATTGGTTATCAATCTTCATTCTCATTTATTCATGATCCAAAGTTTAAAAGGATTGGTATTTTAGAATTACAATTTACACAAGATAATTCTGAGATAGAGCATGAATTAAGAGAGTTTATGTTAAGGTTAGGCTTGGTGTATATTTTGATGTTTTTAATAGCTATTTCTCTTGCATATTTTTTGTCAAGCTACATTACAAGATCAATAAAAACGATTTCTGATAAAATGCAGCAAACACGTTTAAATAAAAGAAACGAAAAAATTATTTTAAATAAGGCGAGTTCCGAGATAGAGATTTTGGTAGATGCGTACAATCATATGATTGATGAATTGGGCGAAAGTGCTGCTAAATTAGCCAGAAGTGAGCGTGAACAAGCTTGGAGGGAAATGGCAAAACAAGTAGCTCACGAAATTAAAAACCCACTTACACCAATGCGATTATCGGTGCAGAGTTTTGAACGCAGGTTTGATCCTTTAGATGTAAAAGCAAAAGAGAAATTAAAAGAATTTAGTCAAACTTTAATTCAGCAAATAGATGTAATGAGTTCTATAGCCTCTGCTTTTTCTGATTTTGCGAAAATGCCAACTCAAAAGAGAGAGCAAATAGAAATAATTAGTGTTGTTAAATTTGCGTTAGATATTTTTACAGAAAAATACATAAAATACTATCCTGGAGAAAAGGAATTACATGCCAATTTAGATAAAACACAATTAATTAGAGTAATTACTAACTTGATTAAAAATGCAATTCAGGCAATTGATAAAGAAGAAAATCCTTTAATTGAAGTAAAAGTTTTATCTGAAGGCAGTAATTTAAAAATTACAGTTTCTGATAATGGAAAAGGTATTGCAAAAGATGTAGGAGAATTTATTTTTGAACCAAAGTTTACCACAAAATCTAGCGGAATGGGCTTAGGTTTAGGGATGATAAGGAATATAATTGAGGCTTATGATGGATCTATTTCTTTTACTTCTGAAGTTGGAGTAGGAACCGTTTTTACTGTAATTTTACCAAAGAAATAA
- a CDS encoding enoyl-CoA hydratase/isomerase family protein produces the protein MKFENILVEKKDSLAQITINRPKKLNALNKATIKELNIAFAALEDDETTRAIILTGTGDKAFVAGADISEFADFSVEEGANLSRLGHEILFDYVANLSIPVIAAVNGFALGGGLELAMACHFRVASDNAKMGLPEVSLGVIPGYGGTQRLPQLVGKGKAMEMIMTAGMISAEEAKESGLVNHVTTQEELLPLAEKIANKIIRNSSDAISAAIRAINAGFEEGINGFDVEIEEFGECFGTEDFSEGTAAFLGKRKPNF, from the coding sequence ATGAAATTCGAGAATATTTTAGTTGAGAAAAAAGATAGTTTAGCACAAATTACTATCAATAGACCGAAGAAGTTAAACGCTTTAAATAAGGCGACCATTAAAGAATTGAATATTGCTTTTGCGGCATTGGAAGATGATGAAACTACGAGGGCAATTATTTTAACGGGTACTGGTGATAAAGCTTTTGTTGCTGGTGCAGATATTTCTGAATTTGCTGATTTTTCAGTAGAAGAAGGGGCTAATTTATCTAGACTTGGACATGAAATTTTATTTGATTATGTAGCAAATTTATCGATTCCTGTAATTGCTGCTGTTAATGGTTTTGCATTAGGAGGTGGTTTAGAGTTAGCAATGGCGTGTCATTTTAGAGTGGCATCAGATAATGCTAAAATGGGGTTGCCTGAGGTTTCTTTAGGCGTGATTCCTGGTTACGGAGGTACACAGCGTTTGCCGCAATTAGTAGGTAAAGGAAAAGCCATGGAAATGATTATGACTGCTGGTATGATTTCTGCAGAAGAAGCAAAAGAATCTGGTTTGGTAAATCATGTTACCACACAAGAAGAGTTATTGCCTTTGGCAGAAAAAATTGCAAATAAAATTATAAGAAATTCTTCGGATGCAATTTCTGCAGCAATAAGAGCTATTAACGCAGGTTTTGAAGAAGGTATTAATGGTTTTGATGTAGAGATTGAAGAGTTTGGTGAGTGTTTTGGTACAGAAGATTTTAGTGAGGGTACTGCTGCTTTTTTAGGGAAGCGAAAACCTAATTTTTAG
- a CDS encoding AraC family transcriptional regulator, whose product MMNVKPTLEKISPDFGSSILVKKHTEFLKQIKAFWHFHPEIELVYVNKGKGKRHIGNHLSYFNNSQLLLIGSNLPHNGFTDRLTTNGSETLVQFKPDFLGEDFFEVPEMKPISILFEKAKKGILFGVKTKEKLGPRIERISEKKGFKQILILLEILHTLSKSEDYTLLNADGFAFETQPQDSSKIDIIFKHINENFNQHISLDEISNLVSMTVPAFCRFFKKTTGKTFTKLVNEYRVVHATKLLSESQTSITDICFECGFNNFSHFNKLFKEFTGKSASKYRSEMLSLVQ is encoded by the coding sequence ATGATGAATGTAAAGCCAACTTTAGAAAAAATTAGTCCAGATTTTGGAAGCTCTATACTGGTAAAAAAACATACCGAGTTTTTAAAACAGATAAAAGCTTTTTGGCATTTTCACCCAGAAATTGAATTGGTTTATGTAAATAAAGGTAAAGGTAAAAGACACATTGGTAATCATTTGTCTTACTTTAACAATAGTCAATTATTATTAATAGGTTCTAATTTACCTCATAATGGGTTTACAGATAGGTTAACAACAAATGGTTCTGAAACCTTGGTACAATTTAAACCAGATTTTTTAGGAGAAGATTTTTTTGAAGTTCCAGAGATGAAACCTATTAGTATTTTGTTTGAAAAAGCAAAAAAAGGAATTCTTTTTGGTGTAAAAACAAAAGAAAAATTAGGGCCTAGGATTGAGAGAATATCTGAAAAGAAAGGTTTTAAGCAAATTTTAATTTTACTAGAAATACTACATACACTTTCTAAGTCTGAAGATTATACGCTTTTAAATGCAGATGGTTTTGCTTTTGAAACGCAACCACAAGACAGTAGTAAAATAGATATCATTTTTAAACATATAAACGAGAATTTTAATCAACATATTAGTTTAGACGAAATTTCTAATCTGGTAAGTATGACTGTTCCTGCATTTTGTAGGTTTTTTAAAAAAACAACAGGTAAAACGTTTACAAAATTGGTAAATGAATACAGAGTTGTGCATGCAACCAAATTGTTATCAGAAAGCCAAACAAGTATTACAGATATTTGTTTTGAGTGTGGCTTTAATAATTTTTCTCACTTTAATAAGTTATTTAAAGAGTTTACAGGTAAATCTGCATCAAAGTATAGAAGTGAAATGCTTAGTTTAGTACAATAA
- a CDS encoding HD domain-containing protein — MNKANIIKNTIVFVKKELENAEGGHDWFHIERVYKNALLIAKKEQVDVFVISLGALLHDIADPKFYNGNETVGPKVATAFLEKQKVNNEVIKHVINIINHISFKNSFDKTGVKFTSKELEVVQDADRLDAIGAIGIARCFNYGGFKNRALYNPEILPNLNMTKEEYKNSSAPTINHFYEKLLLLKDKMNTTSGQQIAADRHSFMEGYLKQFDDEWNGIK, encoded by the coding sequence ATGAATAAAGCCAATATTATAAAAAATACCATTGTTTTTGTAAAAAAAGAATTAGAAAATGCAGAAGGCGGACACGATTGGTTTCATATAGAACGTGTTTATAAAAATGCCTTATTAATTGCAAAAAAAGAACAAGTTGATGTTTTTGTGATTTCTTTAGGGGCTTTGTTACATGATATTGCAGACCCTAAGTTTTATAATGGTAATGAAACTGTTGGACCAAAAGTAGCTACTGCTTTTTTAGAAAAACAAAAAGTTAACAACGAGGTTATAAAACATGTTATTAATATTATAAACCATATTTCTTTTAAAAATTCTTTTGATAAAACAGGTGTAAAATTTACGTCTAAAGAATTAGAGGTTGTGCAAGATGCTGATAGATTAGATGCTATTGGGGCAATTGGTATTGCTCGTTGTTTTAATTATGGTGGTTTTAAAAACCGAGCTCTTTATAATCCTGAAATTTTACCGAATTTAAATATGACAAAAGAAGAATACAAAAACTCTTCTGCACCAACCATAAATCATTTCTATGAAAAACTACTTTTACTAAAAGATAAAATGAATACTACTTCTGGGCAACAAATTGCTGCAGATAGGCATTCTTTTATGGAAGGTTATTTAAAACAATTTGATGATGAATGGAATGGAATTAAATAA
- a CDS encoding universal stress protein: MKNILFPTDFSEISLNAFAYAMAYAQKLEATLIVYHSYHEDTSVDEKTQTIYDKIDIDNFRNKKDKFPPFEKLIKASKKGNLKVKYIVDQGVFVNSLFKYVAKRDDKIEIIIMGTRNTGNSSLFNIFMETDTIKILEEIDKPVIAVPARAKFDGELNNLMFLVDYRNEEIIPLEKLTKIAKEFSAQLHVVHFDLAHGESITPLMNKFKENLTVKYKKTKFISIDSINLKGSLTEYCQKNEIDMVCLLNQERNLYQRLFSFSLAEDLINHIDIPVMAIYLK; this comes from the coding sequence ATGAAAAATATATTGTTTCCAACAGACTTTTCAGAAATTTCTTTAAACGCTTTTGCATATGCCATGGCATATGCACAAAAATTAGAAGCTACTTTAATTGTGTATCACTCTTACCATGAAGACACTTCTGTAGATGAAAAAACACAAACTATTTATGATAAAATTGATATCGATAATTTTAGAAATAAAAAAGATAAATTTCCACCCTTCGAAAAACTTATTAAAGCTAGTAAAAAAGGAAATCTAAAAGTTAAATACATTGTAGATCAAGGTGTTTTTGTAAACTCTTTATTTAAATATGTTGCCAAACGAGATGATAAAATAGAAATCATTATAATGGGAACACGCAACACAGGAAACAGCAGTTTATTTAATATTTTTATGGAAACGGATACCATTAAAATTTTAGAAGAAATAGACAAACCTGTTATAGCTGTGCCTGCAAGAGCAAAATTTGATGGAGAACTTAATAACCTTATGTTTCTTGTAGATTATAGAAACGAAGAAATTATACCTTTAGAAAAATTAACTAAAATTGCAAAAGAATTTAGTGCGCAATTACATGTTGTTCATTTCGATTTAGCACACGGAGAATCTATTACTCCATTGATGAATAAATTTAAAGAAAACTTGACTGTAAAGTACAAAAAAACAAAGTTTATTTCTATTGATAGTATAAACCTAAAAGGATCACTTACAGAATATTGTCAAAAAAACGAAATAGACATGGTGTGCTTGTTAAACCAAGAAAGAAATCTATACCAGCGTTTATTTTCATTTAGCTTAGCAGAAGATTTAATCAACCATATAGACATACCGGTAATGGCTATTTATCTAAAATAA
- a CDS encoding BrxA/BrxB family bacilliredoxin, producing the protein MYPEELVKPMRDELIKAGFEALYTGEDVENAISKKGTTLVMVNSVCGCAAGTARPGAIASLGADKVPTNLTTVFAGVEKESTQRAREFMVPFPPSSPAIALFKDGNLVHMLERHHIEGRSAQMIAQNLAQAYEEFC; encoded by the coding sequence ATGTATCCAGAAGAATTAGTAAAACCAATGCGTGATGAATTAATCAAAGCTGGTTTTGAAGCATTATATACAGGTGAAGATGTTGAAAACGCAATATCTAAAAAAGGAACAACTTTAGTGATGGTAAACTCTGTTTGTGGTTGTGCTGCAGGTACTGCAAGACCAGGAGCAATTGCTTCTCTTGGAGCTGACAAAGTGCCAACAAACTTAACTACTGTTTTTGCAGGTGTAGAAAAAGAATCTACACAAAGAGCACGTGAGTTTATGGTTCCTTTTCCTCCATCATCACCAGCAATAGCATTGTTTAAAGATGGTAATTTAGTGCATATGTTAGAGCGTCACCATATTGAAGGTAGATCTGCACAAATGATTGCACAAAATTTAGCACAGGCTTACGAAGAGTTTTGCTAG
- a CDS encoding TerB family tellurite resistance protein codes for MGSFTKWLGAGLGFTFGGPIGAAIGFAVGSFVDGFSEKDLTQEQIHYERSRQSNGGRSAADTQSGDFEMSLLVLASIVIKSDGKVDQRELDFVRTQFVGMYGKERANNAFKLFSGIIKKEVSARQVCIQIRQNMSHASRLQLLHFLFGIAKADEFVAESEVEEIRKIAGYLYINQNDFESIKAMFYDSSENAYKILEIEKTATDAEVKTGYRKMVKKYHPDKLQGLGEEHLKGVNEKFQSIQAAYEQIKKERGL; via the coding sequence ATGGGAAGTTTTACAAAATGGTTAGGAGCAGGATTAGGATTTACTTTTGGTGGTCCAATAGGTGCGGCCATTGGTTTTGCAGTAGGTAGTTTTGTAGATGGTTTTTCAGAAAAAGACTTAACGCAAGAACAAATACATTACGAAAGAAGCAGGCAATCTAATGGTGGCAGAAGTGCTGCAGACACACAATCTGGAGATTTTGAAATGAGTTTACTTGTTTTAGCATCTATCGTTATAAAATCTGACGGAAAAGTAGATCAAAGAGAGTTAGACTTTGTACGTACACAATTTGTGGGTATGTACGGTAAAGAAAGAGCAAACAATGCCTTTAAACTCTTTAGCGGAATTATAAAAAAGGAAGTTTCTGCACGTCAAGTTTGTATTCAGATTCGTCAAAACATGTCGCACGCATCACGTTTACAACTGTTGCATTTCTTGTTTGGTATTGCAAAAGCAGATGAATTTGTAGCCGAATCAGAAGTAGAAGAAATAAGAAAAATAGCAGGGTATTTATACATCAATCAAAATGATTTTGAATCTATTAAAGCCATGTTTTATGATTCTTCAGAAAATGCTTATAAAATTTTAGAAATAGAAAAAACAGCAACAGATGCAGAAGTAAAAACTGGATATAGAAAAATGGTAAAAAAATACCATCCAGATAAATTACAAGGCCTAGGAGAAGAGCATTTAAAAGGCGTAAACGAAAAGTTTCAAAGCATACAAGCTGCTTATGAACAAATTAAAAAAGAACGAGGTTTATAA
- the ileS gene encoding isoleucine--tRNA ligase, with protein MKAKFPEYKGLDLPKVAEEILNYWQENNIFEKSVTSRENAKPFVFFEGPPSANGLPGVHHVLARAIKDIFPRYKTMKGFQVKRKAGWDTHGLPIELGVEKELGITKEDIGKTISVEDYNAACRKAVMKYTDVWHDLTNKMGYWVDMEDPYITYEPKYMESVWWLLKEIYNKKLIYKGYTIQPYSPKAGTGLSSHELNQPGTYQDVTDTTVVAQFKAVAKTLPDFLQNEGTVYFIAWTTTPWTLPSNTALTVGPKIEYVLVETFNQYTFEPIKVILAKKLVGKQFAGKNNVEVATSAELSTYNAGDKKIPYHVIKEFVGKDLVDIKYEPVLDYCRPNDNPQDAFRVIAGDFVTTEDGTGIVHTAPTFGADDALVAKQAVPPIPPMLVKDENDNLVPLVNLQGKFRPEMGEFAGKYVKNEYYNDGEAPERSIDVELAIKLKTENKAFKVEKYKHSYPNCWRTDKPILYYPLDSWFIKVTDVKDRMHSLNKTINWKPESTGTGRFGNWLANANDWNLSRSRYWGIPLPIWRTEDGKEEICIGSVKELKSEMQRAVEAGVLKSDIFEDFEVDNNSEENYAKIDLHKNIVDEIVLVSASGQPMKRESDLIDVWFDSGSMPYAQWHYPFENKQKIDGNESFPADFIAEGVDQTRGWFYTLHAIATMVFDSVAYKNVVSNGLVLDKNGHKMSKRLGNATDPFTTLSTYGADATRWYMIANANPWDNLKFDLEGIEEVKRKFFGTLYNTYSFFTLYTNLDGFSYEEADISLEKRPEIDRWVLSELHTLIAKVDKFYEEYEPTRAARAISDFTQDYLSNWYVRLSRRRFWKGDYQTDKISAYQTLYTCMNTIAKLASPIAPFFMDRLYQDLNSVTGKETSESIHLSDFPVYDASFVDKSLERKMENAQIISSLVLSLRAKEKIKVRQPLQKIMIPVDSEQQKEEILAVANLIQNEVNIKEIQILDDASDILIKQIKPNFKTLGPKFGKDMRFIAAEVQKFNQEDINKIEKDKNILLDINGKNITLELSDVEISSKDIEGWLVANEGALTVALDVTITEELRKEGVARELVNRIQNARKDTGLEVTDRIKLTVLNFENLQKSIIDNKEYIMSETLTKELVFVDELNGGTEIEFDTIKSKILIEKI; from the coding sequence ATGAAAGCGAAATTTCCTGAATATAAAGGACTTGACTTACCAAAAGTAGCAGAAGAAATTCTTAACTATTGGCAAGAAAACAACATTTTTGAAAAAAGTGTAACATCAAGAGAAAATGCAAAACCTTTTGTGTTTTTTGAAGGACCACCTTCTGCAAACGGACTTCCAGGAGTTCACCATGTTTTAGCAAGAGCAATTAAAGATATTTTTCCAAGATATAAAACCATGAAAGGTTTCCAGGTAAAGCGTAAAGCTGGTTGGGATACACATGGTTTACCAATAGAATTGGGAGTAGAGAAAGAGTTAGGAATTACTAAAGAAGATATTGGGAAAACCATTTCTGTAGAAGATTATAACGCAGCTTGTAGAAAAGCCGTAATGAAATATACAGATGTTTGGCACGATTTAACCAATAAAATGGGGTATTGGGTAGATATGGAAGATCCATATATTACGTATGAACCTAAATACATGGAATCTGTTTGGTGGCTTTTAAAAGAAATTTACAACAAAAAGTTAATATATAAAGGATATACAATTCAGCCTTATTCGCCAAAGGCAGGTACCGGTTTAAGCTCTCACGAGTTAAATCAACCAGGAACATACCAAGATGTAACAGATACAACGGTTGTTGCACAATTTAAAGCAGTAGCAAAAACACTTCCAGATTTTTTACAAAACGAAGGAACAGTTTATTTTATAGCTTGGACAACAACACCTTGGACTTTGCCAAGTAATACCGCATTAACGGTTGGGCCTAAAATTGAATATGTTTTAGTAGAAACGTTTAATCAATATACATTTGAACCTATAAAAGTAATTTTAGCTAAAAAATTAGTTGGAAAACAATTTGCAGGTAAAAACAATGTAGAAGTAGCAACTTCAGCAGAATTAAGTACTTACAATGCTGGTGATAAAAAAATACCTTACCACGTTATTAAAGAGTTTGTTGGTAAAGATTTAGTAGATATTAAATACGAACCCGTTTTAGATTACTGTCGTCCAAACGATAATCCGCAAGATGCTTTTAGAGTAATTGCAGGAGATTTTGTTACTACAGAAGACGGAACAGGAATTGTACATACCGCACCAACTTTTGGGGCAGATGATGCATTGGTTGCAAAACAAGCAGTGCCACCAATACCACCAATGTTGGTAAAAGATGAAAATGATAATTTAGTTCCTTTAGTAAATTTACAAGGAAAATTTAGACCAGAAATGGGCGAATTTGCAGGTAAATATGTAAAGAACGAATATTATAATGATGGAGAAGCACCAGAAAGATCTATTGATGTTGAGTTAGCAATTAAATTAAAAACAGAAAATAAAGCTTTTAAAGTAGAAAAATACAAACACAGTTATCCAAACTGTTGGCGTACAGATAAACCAATCTTATATTATCCATTAGATTCTTGGTTTATTAAAGTAACCGATGTTAAAGATAGAATGCACTCTTTAAACAAAACTATTAACTGGAAACCTGAATCTACAGGGACAGGACGTTTTGGAAACTGGTTAGCAAATGCAAACGATTGGAATTTATCTCGTTCTCGTTATTGGGGAATTCCATTACCAATCTGGAGAACAGAAGATGGTAAAGAAGAAATTTGTATTGGTTCTGTAAAAGAACTTAAATCAGAAATGCAACGTGCCGTTGAGGCAGGTGTTTTAAAATCTGACATTTTTGAAGATTTTGAAGTTGATAACAACTCAGAAGAAAACTATGCGAAAATAGATTTGCATAAAAATATTGTGGATGAAATTGTATTAGTTTCAGCAAGCGGACAACCAATGAAACGTGAAAGCGATTTAATTGATGTATGGTTCGATTCTGGTTCTATGCCGTATGCACAATGGCATTACCCGTTTGAAAATAAACAAAAAATTGACGGAAACGAATCTTTTCCTGCAGATTTTATTGCAGAAGGAGTAGACCAAACACGTGGTTGGTTTTATACTTTACATGCAATTGCAACAATGGTTTTCGATTCTGTAGCGTATAAAAATGTAGTTTCTAACGGTTTAGTTTTAGATAAAAACGGACATAAAATGTCTAAACGTCTAGGGAACGCAACAGATCCTTTTACAACATTATCTACGTATGGTGCAGATGCAACACGTTGGTACATGATTGCAAATGCAAACCCTTGGGACAATTTAAAATTTGATTTAGAAGGAATAGAAGAGGTAAAACGTAAGTTTTTTGGAACTTTATATAACACCTATTCTTTCTTTACTTTATATACAAATCTTGATGGCTTTTCTTATGAAGAAGCAGATATTTCTTTAGAAAAAAGACCAGAAATAGACCGTTGGGTTTTATCAGAATTACATACTTTAATTGCTAAAGTAGATAAATTCTATGAAGAATATGAACCTACAAGAGCTGCAAGAGCAATATCAGACTTTACACAAGATTATTTAAGTAACTGGTACGTGCGTTTAAGTAGAAGACGTTTTTGGAAAGGAGATTATCAAACAGATAAAATTTCTGCATATCAAACTTTATACACGTGTATGAATACGATTGCAAAATTAGCTTCTCCAATTGCGCCATTCTTTATGGACAGGTTGTATCAAGATTTAAACTCTGTAACGGGTAAAGAAACATCAGAAAGTATTCATTTATCTGATTTTCCTGTATACGATGCAAGTTTTGTTGATAAAAGCTTAGAGCGTAAAATGGAAAATGCACAAATTATATCATCTTTAGTTTTATCACTTAGAGCAAAAGAAAAGATAAAAGTGCGTCAACCATTACAAAAAATTATGATTCCTGTTGATAGTGAGCAGCAAAAAGAAGAAATTTTAGCTGTTGCAAACTTAATTCAGAATGAAGTAAACATTAAAGAAATTCAGATTTTAGATGATGCTTCAGATATTTTAATCAAACAAATTAAGCCGAATTTTAAAACATTAGGTCCAAAGTTTGGAAAAGACATGCGCTTTATAGCGGCTGAGGTTCAAAAGTTCAATCAAGAAGATATTAACAAAATAGAAAAAGATAAAAACATTCTTCTTGACATTAATGGAAAAAATATTACTTTGGAGCTCTCGGATGTAGAAATATCATCTAAGGATATAGAAGGTTGGTTGGTTGCAAATGAAGGAGCGTTAACAGTTGCTTTAGATGTTACAATAACAGAAGAATTACGTAAAGAAGGAGTTGCTAGAGAATTGGTAAACAGAATTCAGAATGCACGTAAAGACACTGGTTTAGAAGTAACAGATAGAATAAAGTTGACGGTTTTAAATTTTGAGAACTTACAGAAATCTATCATAGATAATAAAGAGTACATTATGAGTGAAACATTAACTAAAGAATTGGTTTTTGTAGATGAGTTAAACGGTGGTACAGAAATTGAATTTGATACCATAAAAAGTAAAATATTAATCGAAAAAATATAA
- a CDS encoding TraR/DksA family transcriptional regulator produces MSDVKLKYSAEDLQEFKAIIEKKIARAQEDLELLKAAYKNDSNNGTDDTSHSFKSFDEGSEVMNKEANVQLAIRQEKFIRDLKNALLRIENRTYGVCRVTGKLIQKERLKIVPHATLSIEAKRKQ; encoded by the coding sequence ATGTCAGACGTAAAACTAAAATACTCAGCGGAAGACTTACAAGAGTTTAAGGCAATCATAGAGAAAAAAATAGCAAGAGCACAAGAAGATTTAGAGTTGTTAAAAGCAGCATATAAAAATGATTCTAATAATGGTACAGATGATACTTCTCATTCATTTAAGTCATTTGATGAAGGTTCTGAGGTAATGAATAAGGAAGCTAATGTTCAGTTGGCTATTAGACAAGAAAAATTTATTAGAGATCTAAAAAATGCTTTGTTACGTATAGAAAATAGAACGTATGGTGTTTGTAGAGTAACGGGTAAATTAATACAGAAAGAACGTTTAAAAATAGTACCTCATGCAACTTTAAGTATCGAGGCAAAACGTAAACAATAA